In Aquimarina sp. TRL1, a single window of DNA contains:
- a CDS encoding acyl carrier protein has protein sequence MDKVNERPVTADGILLQLKQMIIEVVGEDFLSLEDINEDCSFTDDLEMESIEIVQFADKVKGMYGEHVDLAGWMSSMEMEKIFNLTLKEVVAYLEKAILATN, from the coding sequence ATGGATAAAGTAAACGAAAGACCTGTTACAGCAGACGGAATATTACTACAGTTAAAACAGATGATAATAGAGGTAGTAGGCGAAGATTTCTTAAGTCTGGAAGATATTAATGAAGATTGCTCATTTACGGACGATCTGGAGATGGAGAGTATTGAAATTGTACAATTTGCAGATAAGGTAAAAGGTATGTATGGAGAACATGTAGATCTAGCAGGTTGGATGTCCTCCATGGAAATGGAAAAGATTTTTAACCTGACATTAAAAGAGGTAGTTGCTTACCTGGAAAAAGCAATATTAGCCACTAACTAA
- a CDS encoding type I polyketide synthase, whose product MTNKTDIAIVGMSCVFPGAGDIDTFWSNIINKVDAITEVPDHRWDKTYYDPSSSAIDRFYCKRGGFVDEFAAFDPVAFGILPIAVEGMDPDHLLSLKMAKKALDDAGVFEKNIALDKAGIILGKGNYPGIRSSMVSEKMRTGEHLVTLLKTVLPDIAPSELIKVKETFLAQTGRYGADTTMGLIPNLVASLIANRLDFGGTAYTVDAACASSLIAIDHAVRELNSGRCDLVLAGGIHLCQNESFYSLFTQLGALSRKQQIRPFDKEADGLVIGEGCGMVVLKKMEKALADNDRIYAVIKGVGIASDGAGTSLMSPSVSGQTKAIEQAWENAGVDKTNIGYIEAHGTATVLGDKTEITTLKQVFGEKEGTSQVGLGTVKSMIGHTMPASGIAGVIKTALALYHEKQPPTLHCDEPLDILSGSKFSILQEEIDWKQSDTPRYAGINAFGFGGINAHVVLEGGDIAKKQNASQIESNIEKDPVLLLKRTSGSALIHALENEETELGRGDHRIVLFNPTPERIKKAIKIIKRGRSWRNRNDIWYTSTPLLQNGEKVCFLFPGLDGLEDSTTEDVCRYFDIPALTYQKNTELVGSVMSVFACSIILDTALKKMNITPDVIAGHSLGEWVGYMSSGICEKETTLQTLSEQRLSSISVPDVFFLVVGCGLEKVRPIIEGIKDIYLSHDNCHHQIILCGKKYALDICKRILDEAQIFNQVLPFQSGFHSPFFQEYAKELEDINVCIQNAPRIPIWSATTVAPYPDDIEGIKELSVDNLLKPVRFRELTQKLYEEGARVFIQIGGGGLIGFTDDILKGKQYSGISASSTKRTGINQIQRVIAALFVEGREEGISFLNRIEKEVKNKEIKLALGQTLIKDFGDIKIPSNYEKRIPTHEKVTHKHPVLKQFQENFESIQKAQLAITEVLEKQLKTAGEKHHYLKLTDRDTVLTKEPIPEDFSKTIEISLTKYPELKDHAMYEQREGWIYPEDFFPVVPMTMLIEIMAESVLEQTVAKKIIAIGDVQAFKWMEAASPVHITLSGTWKDANNAVVSFGEYATATITIGDEYKTPPYTKIEDLGEERPAPLTEKQVYEERHMFHGEAYQGIRQFLQNGTKGMSALISGGTGKGSLLDNAGQLFGLWCHWGLSDDYVAFPMKIRKIQFFDDFLKQDGIIKCVCRLEKETDEILIAKMILYKGDQVWATITGWQNKRLGFDAIMSKTYRSIRAHKLSDEILPGISLFHGHYKRVTAWGYVMRRYLNSKEKEVFNSLKLSQQRSWLMGKVAIKDAVCKYIADTTGNQLFPGEITVHSDPSGKPYVTGEGNELEGIHVSLSHKEKLAVATVSSIRNPGIDLEEIKDRGEGFIAVSFHEQEVALLSEKEAYWEWITRGWSAKEAYGKSMGIGLGGAPKKIRINEIKDERIKIEDTWIQTKRYKNYIIAWIK is encoded by the coding sequence ATGACGAATAAAACTGATATCGCTATAGTAGGAATGTCCTGTGTTTTTCCCGGAGCAGGAGATATAGACACTTTTTGGTCGAATATTATTAATAAAGTAGATGCCATAACAGAAGTCCCTGACCATCGATGGGATAAAACATATTATGATCCTTCTTCCTCTGCAATAGATAGATTTTATTGCAAAAGAGGTGGTTTTGTAGATGAATTTGCAGCATTTGACCCGGTAGCTTTTGGAATTTTACCCATAGCTGTAGAAGGGATGGATCCTGATCACCTGCTATCATTAAAAATGGCAAAAAAAGCTCTGGATGATGCAGGGGTTTTTGAGAAAAATATTGCGCTGGACAAAGCCGGAATTATTTTAGGGAAAGGAAACTATCCAGGAATACGTTCTTCCATGGTATCAGAAAAAATGAGAACCGGAGAACATTTGGTTACTTTATTAAAAACAGTACTTCCTGATATTGCTCCCTCAGAATTAATCAAAGTAAAAGAAACATTTTTAGCACAAACAGGACGCTATGGAGCAGATACCACAATGGGATTAATCCCTAATTTGGTAGCATCATTAATAGCCAACAGGTTGGATTTTGGAGGAACGGCATATACTGTGGATGCAGCATGTGCCAGTTCCTTGATAGCCATTGACCATGCCGTAAGAGAACTCAATTCAGGAAGATGTGATCTTGTTCTTGCGGGAGGGATTCATCTATGTCAGAATGAGAGTTTTTATAGCCTTTTTACCCAATTAGGAGCTTTATCAAGAAAGCAACAGATCAGACCATTTGATAAAGAAGCAGATGGTCTTGTTATTGGAGAAGGGTGTGGAATGGTTGTCCTGAAAAAAATGGAAAAGGCACTAGCAGATAACGATAGAATATACGCAGTGATAAAAGGAGTGGGAATTGCTAGTGATGGAGCAGGAACAAGCCTGATGAGCCCGTCCGTATCAGGACAAACCAAAGCAATTGAACAAGCCTGGGAAAATGCAGGAGTCGATAAAACAAATATAGGGTATATAGAAGCGCACGGTACAGCAACAGTATTAGGAGATAAGACAGAAATAACAACCCTTAAACAGGTGTTTGGAGAGAAAGAAGGAACCTCGCAAGTCGGTTTAGGAACCGTCAAGTCTATGATAGGTCATACAATGCCAGCTTCAGGAATTGCAGGTGTGATTAAAACAGCACTGGCTTTATATCACGAAAAACAACCTCCGACATTACATTGTGATGAACCCTTAGATATATTATCGGGGAGTAAATTCTCAATTTTGCAAGAAGAAATTGACTGGAAACAATCTGATACGCCTCGATATGCGGGTATCAATGCGTTTGGGTTTGGAGGGATTAATGCCCATGTCGTATTAGAGGGAGGAGATATTGCTAAGAAACAAAATGCTTCGCAAATAGAAAGTAACATAGAGAAAGACCCTGTGCTTTTATTAAAAAGAACCTCCGGGAGTGCATTAATCCATGCATTGGAGAATGAAGAAACGGAACTGGGAAGAGGAGATCACCGTATTGTATTGTTCAACCCTACTCCTGAACGCATAAAGAAGGCAATTAAGATTATAAAAAGAGGTCGATCCTGGAGAAATAGAAATGACATTTGGTATACGAGTACTCCTTTACTTCAAAATGGAGAAAAAGTATGTTTTCTTTTTCCGGGGCTGGATGGATTGGAAGATAGTACGACAGAAGATGTTTGTCGTTATTTTGATATTCCTGCATTAACGTATCAAAAGAATACAGAGTTGGTAGGCTCTGTAATGAGTGTATTTGCCTGTAGTATTATTTTAGATACGGCTCTTAAAAAAATGAATATAACTCCAGATGTGATAGCAGGTCATAGTCTGGGAGAATGGGTTGGATATATGTCTTCAGGAATTTGTGAAAAAGAAACCACCTTACAAACATTATCAGAACAACGATTGAGTTCTATAAGTGTTCCGGATGTGTTTTTTTTGGTAGTTGGATGTGGTTTAGAGAAAGTTCGTCCAATTATTGAAGGGATAAAAGATATATACCTTTCTCATGATAATTGTCATCACCAGATAATTCTTTGTGGTAAAAAATATGCGTTGGATATCTGCAAAAGAATATTGGACGAGGCACAAATATTCAATCAGGTATTGCCGTTTCAGTCCGGTTTTCACTCTCCTTTTTTTCAGGAGTATGCCAAAGAACTGGAAGATATTAATGTTTGTATACAAAACGCTCCCCGTATTCCTATTTGGTCTGCTACCACTGTTGCTCCATATCCGGATGATATCGAGGGAATAAAAGAATTATCCGTTGATAATTTGTTAAAACCAGTACGTTTTAGAGAGTTAACACAAAAATTGTACGAAGAGGGAGCGCGTGTGTTTATACAAATAGGAGGAGGAGGATTGATAGGCTTTACAGATGATATACTGAAAGGAAAGCAATATTCGGGAATATCGGCAAGTAGTACAAAACGAACGGGAATTAATCAGATTCAGCGAGTGATAGCAGCTTTGTTTGTAGAAGGAAGAGAAGAAGGGATTTCATTCTTGAATCGTATAGAGAAAGAAGTAAAAAATAAAGAAATTAAACTGGCATTAGGGCAAACGTTGATCAAGGATTTTGGAGATATAAAAATTCCTTCAAACTATGAGAAACGAATTCCTACTCATGAGAAAGTTACCCATAAACACCCGGTATTGAAACAGTTTCAGGAAAATTTTGAAAGCATTCAGAAAGCACAGTTAGCAATTACTGAGGTACTGGAAAAACAACTAAAAACAGCAGGGGAGAAGCATCATTATCTGAAATTGACTGATAGAGATACTGTTTTGACAAAAGAACCGATTCCTGAGGATTTCTCTAAGACAATAGAGATCTCTTTAACGAAATACCCCGAGCTGAAAGACCATGCAATGTATGAACAACGAGAAGGATGGATATATCCAGAAGATTTCTTTCCCGTAGTTCCCATGACCATGCTTATTGAGATTATGGCAGAAAGTGTATTGGAGCAGACTGTCGCTAAAAAAATTATTGCGATAGGAGATGTACAGGCATTTAAATGGATGGAAGCAGCCAGTCCTGTACATATAACGCTCAGTGGAACCTGGAAAGATGCGAATAATGCCGTAGTTTCTTTTGGAGAGTACGCTACAGCAACGATCACCATAGGTGATGAATATAAAACACCTCCCTATACTAAGATTGAAGATTTGGGAGAAGAGAGACCAGCCCCATTAACAGAAAAGCAGGTGTATGAAGAACGTCATATGTTTCATGGCGAAGCCTATCAGGGAATTCGACAGTTTTTGCAAAACGGAACCAAAGGAATGAGTGCGTTAATCTCAGGAGGAACAGGAAAAGGTTCTTTACTTGATAATGCAGGACAACTATTCGGATTATGGTGCCATTGGGGGTTATCTGATGATTATGTGGCATTCCCAATGAAGATCAGAAAGATTCAGTTTTTTGATGATTTTCTGAAACAAGACGGAATTATAAAATGTGTATGCAGACTGGAAAAAGAAACTGACGAAATATTGATTGCTAAAATGATTCTTTACAAAGGAGATCAGGTATGGGCGACCATTACAGGTTGGCAAAATAAACGACTGGGCTTTGATGCTATTATGTCTAAAACTTATAGATCAATACGAGCACATAAATTGTCAGATGAAATTTTGCCAGGAATCTCATTATTTCACGGACACTATAAGCGAGTTACTGCCTGGGGGTATGTCATGAGACGTTACCTGAATTCTAAAGAAAAAGAAGTATTTAATTCGTTAAAGCTTTCTCAACAACGTTCTTGGTTAATGGGAAAAGTAGCTATCAAGGATGCAGTGTGTAAGTATATTGCTGATACGACAGGGAATCAGTTGTTCCCAGGGGAGATAACAGTACATTCTGACCCTTCGGGAAAACCATATGTTACCGGAGAAGGAAATGAGTTGGAGGGAATCCATGTCTCTTTATCACATAAAGAAAAACTGGCAGTAGCCACTGTTTCATCAATCAGAAATCCGGGAATCGATTTAGAAGAAATAAAAGATAGGGGAGAAGGCTTTATAGCAGTTTCATTTCATGAGCAGGAAGTTGCTCTTCTGTCAGAAAAAGAAGCTTATTGGGAATGGATCACCAGAGGATGGTCGGCAAAAGAAGCTTATGGAAAATCAATGGGAATAGGATTAGGAGGAGCTCCTAAAAAAATAAGAATAAATGAAATTAAGGACGAGCGTATCAAAATAGAAGATACCTGGATTCAAACAAAACGATATAAAAACTATATAATAGCATGGATAAAGTAA